The following are encoded together in the Methylorubrum sp. B1-46 genome:
- a CDS encoding urease accessory protein UreD: MALSLDDVSEAPAPPHAAIGRRVQAALIFARGGGTTVLSRQRVPYPFHITRAFRMHPENPDLATLYLQSASGGLYAADHLTLDIAARPGARAHVTTQAGTVVHRGGPEPTRQETRLTISDGAFLALNPDPLILFPGAHLAVSTEITAEPGARAIVTESVACHDPLGEGRPFDRLDLGLTIRTPEGRPLVRERGRIDGAAFAGAASPMGPHRAYGTMVVLGAPDDARLAGLRLRQAGDAAGCLTGVSPLPNGAGLGLRLLAPDGGTLSAGMEAVFRIVFEALSGCAPGRRRK, translated from the coding sequence ATGGCACTGTCGCTGGACGACGTTTCCGAGGCACCCGCCCCGCCCCACGCCGCGATCGGGCGGAGGGTGCAGGCGGCGCTGATCTTCGCCCGCGGCGGTGGCACCACGGTGTTGTCGCGGCAGCGCGTGCCCTACCCGTTCCACATCACCCGTGCCTTCCGGATGCATCCGGAGAACCCGGATCTCGCCACCCTATACCTGCAATCGGCCTCGGGCGGCCTCTACGCCGCCGACCACCTCACCCTCGACATCGCGGCGCGCCCCGGCGCGCGGGCCCACGTCACGACGCAGGCCGGCACCGTAGTGCATCGCGGCGGCCCGGAGCCGACGCGCCAGGAGACGCGGCTGACGATCTCGGACGGCGCCTTCCTCGCGCTCAATCCCGATCCGCTCATCCTGTTTCCCGGCGCGCATCTCGCGGTCTCGACCGAGATCACCGCCGAGCCGGGCGCCCGCGCCATCGTCACCGAGAGCGTGGCCTGCCACGATCCCCTCGGCGAGGGCCGCCCGTTCGACCGGCTCGACCTCGGCCTGACGATCCGGACGCCCGAGGGCCGTCCGCTGGTGCGGGAGCGCGGCCGGATCGACGGCGCCGCGTTCGCGGGAGCGGCCTCGCCGATGGGGCCTCATCGCGCCTACGGCACGATGGTCGTGCTCGGCGCCCCCGACGACGCGCGCTTGGCCGGCCTTCGCCTGCGGCAGGCAGGCGATGCCGCCGGTTGCCTGACCGGCGTGAGCCCGCTGCCCAACGGGGCCGGCCTCGGCCTGCGCCTGCTCGCGCCGGACGGCGGCACCCTCTCGGCCGGCATGGAGGCGGTGTTCCGGATCGTGTTCGAGGCCTTGAGCGGGTGCGCACCCGGCCGGCGCCGGAAGTAG
- the urtA gene encoding urea ABC transporter substrate-binding protein, with protein sequence MRSRDRNDAHFHLRRRLLLGLAASPLLGALPGRAFAQTGAGALAVTDKEVTVGILHSLTGTMAISETGTTQGEKLAIEEINAAGGVLGRQIKIIQEDGASDWPTFAEKARKLVVNDHCAAVFGCMTSASRKAVLPVFEQYNGLLYYPTYYEGLEQSKNVIYTGQEATQQTLAGLDWVGKEKAAKSFFLVGSDYIWPRTTNKIATRHITSVLKGTVAGEEYFPLGHTQFNSVINKIKLKKPDVIFSTVVGGSNVAFYKQLKAAGIDLKKQILVTVSVTEDEVDGIGGENIADAYTCMKYFQSLKNPANEKFVAAFKKRWGEKTVIGDATQAAYLSPFLWKAAVEKAGSFEIDRVIEASPGIEMKDAPEGFVKIHENHHLWSKTRVARARADGQFDVVYESPELIEPNPFPKGYQ encoded by the coding sequence ATGCGCTCGCGTGACCGAAACGACGCCCACTTCCATCTCCGCCGTCGCCTTCTCCTCGGCCTTGCCGCCTCGCCGCTGCTCGGCGCCCTGCCGGGGCGCGCCTTCGCGCAGACCGGCGCGGGCGCGCTCGCCGTGACCGACAAGGAGGTGACTGTCGGCATCCTGCATTCGCTCACCGGTACCATGGCGATCTCCGAGACCGGGACGACGCAGGGCGAGAAACTCGCCATCGAGGAGATCAACGCGGCCGGCGGCGTGCTCGGCCGGCAGATCAAGATCATCCAGGAGGACGGCGCCTCCGACTGGCCGACCTTCGCCGAGAAGGCGCGCAAGCTCGTCGTCAACGATCACTGCGCAGCCGTGTTCGGCTGCATGACATCGGCCTCGCGCAAGGCGGTGCTGCCGGTCTTCGAGCAGTATAACGGCCTGCTGTACTATCCGACCTATTACGAGGGCCTGGAGCAGTCCAAGAACGTGATCTATACCGGCCAGGAGGCGACGCAGCAGACGCTGGCGGGCCTCGACTGGGTCGGCAAGGAGAAGGCTGCCAAATCCTTCTTCCTGGTCGGCTCGGACTACATCTGGCCACGCACCACCAACAAGATCGCCACCCGGCACATCACCAGCGTGCTGAAGGGCACGGTGGCGGGCGAGGAATACTTCCCGCTCGGCCACACCCAGTTCAACTCGGTCATCAACAAGATCAAGCTGAAGAAGCCGGACGTGATCTTCTCGACCGTCGTCGGCGGCTCGAACGTGGCGTTCTACAAGCAGCTCAAGGCGGCCGGCATCGATCTGAAGAAGCAGATCCTCGTCACCGTCTCCGTCACCGAGGACGAAGTGGACGGCATCGGCGGCGAGAACATCGCCGACGCTTATACCTGCATGAAGTACTTCCAGTCATTGAAGAACCCGGCCAACGAGAAGTTTGTCGCCGCCTTCAAGAAGCGCTGGGGCGAGAAGACGGTGATCGGCGATGCGACCCAGGCGGCTTACTTGAGTCCCTTCCTGTGGAAGGCAGCGGTGGAGAAGGCCGGCAGCTTCGAGATCGACCGGGTGATCGAGGCCTCGCCCGGCATCGAGATGAAGGATGCGCCGGAGGGCTTCGTGAAGATCCACGAGAACCACCATCTCTGGTCGAAGACCCGTGTGGCGCGGGCGCGCGCAGACGGCCAGTTCGACGTGGTCTACGAAAGCCCGGAGCTGATCGAGCCGAACCCCTTCCCGAAGGGGTATCAGTAA
- a CDS encoding DUF1624 domain-containing protein, with the protein MVSPSGATPVPRTRIGAIDALRGLVMLLMLVDHVREFFYLHAQVSDPVNLAATPPDLFLTRAASHFCAPVFLLLTGLAASLYGQKHGSRAATSAFLIKRGLFLIVLEVTLVNLAWTLNPLPPILYLQVIWAIGLSMVALGLLLWLPRPVLIGVALAIMLGHNALDGVVLAPDQPGYALWAVLHQRGMIPLPWGAARTSYPVLPWIGVIAAGYALGPLYASGIDPARRRRRLVTLGLASLTAFLILRGLNGYGDPHPWQAGKDGIARALSFINLTKYPPSADFLLATLGPGLLLLALFERLPDRRLRWLAVFGGAPLFFYLAHLWALRLVYGGLTALDLAGASGRIEAGAPWQIWPIAAAFALALYPACLWMVRLKRRSAWPGLSYL; encoded by the coding sequence ATGGTCTCTCCGTCGGGCGCAACTCCGGTTCCGCGCACTCGCATCGGCGCCATCGATGCCCTGCGTGGGCTCGTGATGCTCCTGATGCTCGTCGATCATGTGCGCGAGTTCTTCTACCTGCACGCCCAGGTGAGCGACCCGGTCAACCTCGCAGCGACACCGCCGGACCTGTTCCTGACGCGGGCCGCCTCACATTTCTGTGCACCGGTCTTCCTGCTGCTGACGGGGCTCGCGGCGAGCCTCTACGGGCAGAAGCACGGCAGCCGGGCGGCGACCTCCGCCTTTCTGATCAAGCGCGGGCTGTTCCTGATCGTCCTCGAAGTGACGCTCGTGAACCTCGCCTGGACCCTCAACCCGCTGCCGCCGATCCTCTACCTGCAGGTGATCTGGGCGATCGGCCTCAGCATGGTGGCGCTTGGCCTCCTGCTCTGGCTGCCGCGGCCGGTTCTGATCGGCGTCGCGCTGGCGATCATGCTCGGCCACAACGCCCTCGACGGCGTCGTGCTCGCGCCCGATCAACCGGGCTACGCGCTGTGGGCCGTGCTGCACCAGCGCGGGATGATCCCGCTGCCCTGGGGCGCGGCACGCACCTCCTATCCGGTCTTGCCCTGGATCGGCGTCATCGCGGCGGGCTACGCGCTCGGGCCACTCTACGCATCCGGTATCGACCCAGCCCGGCGCCGCCGACGCCTCGTCACCCTTGGGCTCGCGAGCCTGACGGCGTTCCTGATCCTGCGCGGCCTCAACGGTTACGGCGACCCGCATCCCTGGCAGGCGGGCAAGGACGGGATCGCGCGCGCGCTGTCCTTCATCAACCTCACCAAGTATCCGCCCTCGGCCGATTTCCTGCTCGCCACCCTCGGCCCCGGCCTGCTGCTGCTCGCGCTGTTCGAGCGCCTGCCGGATCGGCGCCTGCGCTGGCTCGCCGTGTTCGGCGGGGCGCCGCTGTTCTTCTATCTCGCCCATCTCTGGGCCCTGCGTCTCGTCTATGGCGGCCTCACCGCCCTCGACCTCGCCGGCGCCTCCGGCCGGATCGAGGCCGGTGCGCCGTGGCAGATCTGGCCGATCGCGGCGGCCTTCGCGCTCGCCCTCTACCCGGCCTGTCTCTGGATGGTGCGGCTGAAGCGGCGCAGCGCGTGGCCGGGGTTGAGCTACTTGTAA
- a CDS encoding TonB-dependent siderophore receptor, which produces MRVRTSLNATDVARPVRRPHWMLAALLCAGLPGPQARAQEAVTLEELAVEGEGRGQGVGNGAPDGRTAAAGTVGLIGPTPGYRADRAVSSTKTDTPQRDVPQVVTVAPREVITDLTATRVDRVFNYTPGVAQQNNFGGLSVFSYAIRGVTTSEIYKNGFPLNRGTPPPPDTQNVERIEVLKGPGGGLFGRSDPGGLVNIITKQPTVERFVEMGGLWGSFGQFRGTVDSGGALNEEGTVLYRFNLAAGAQGSFRDFVDSDRLLVAPVLSWQITPDTRITVETEFLRNRIVFDRGVIALNGRLGILPISRFLGEPGQSTYQTNNTMQVRVDHRFNADWQMRLATHFNTGTLEGESAEIRAIAADNRTVSRDRNFRDYRWDTAIGQAEVVGRFDTAGIGHTMLLGFERESTDSRVLYLRSNFRTSPYAIDIYDPRYGQPLPPLTIPRNNLERITNTALYAQDQIALSPEWKALVGVRFDFFEQSFRERTERSQVDQTYFAATPRAGLVYQPTPELALFANVGTSFRPNIGPDAAAVALSGPFAPETGIGYEVGSKIDLYGGALALTATAFRVDRENVLTPDPNNTAFSLAAGGVRSEGFELTAAGQITPEIKILAGYVYADAVVTKDNVLPVGSPLINVPRHSGSLLAVHEVQTGPWKGLGLGGGVRGVGDRPADAVNSFALPAYIAVDALAYYRYENFRFGLNVENVFDTEYYESSLNRFRVYPGSPRRFTGTLSVRF; this is translated from the coding sequence GTGAGAGTTCGGACGAGCCTGAATGCCACCGATGTTGCGAGGCCGGTCCGGCGCCCGCACTGGATGCTGGCCGCCCTGCTCTGCGCCGGCCTGCCCGGCCCGCAGGCGCGGGCGCAGGAAGCGGTGACCCTGGAGGAATTGGCGGTCGAGGGGGAGGGGCGTGGCCAGGGCGTCGGGAACGGCGCGCCCGACGGCCGGACGGCGGCGGCCGGCACGGTCGGCCTGATCGGTCCGACACCGGGCTACCGCGCCGACCGCGCGGTGAGCAGCACGAAGACCGACACGCCCCAGCGCGACGTGCCCCAGGTCGTCACCGTGGCGCCGCGTGAGGTCATCACGGATCTGACCGCCACCCGCGTCGACCGTGTCTTCAACTACACGCCGGGCGTGGCGCAGCAGAACAATTTCGGCGGCCTCTCGGTGTTCAGCTACGCCATCCGCGGCGTCACCACCTCCGAGATCTACAAGAACGGCTTTCCCCTGAACCGCGGCACGCCGCCCCCGCCGGATACGCAGAACGTCGAGCGCATCGAGGTTCTGAAGGGCCCCGGCGGCGGCTTGTTCGGGCGCAGCGATCCGGGCGGGCTCGTCAACATCATCACCAAGCAGCCCACCGTCGAGCGCTTCGTCGAGATGGGTGGGCTGTGGGGCTCGTTCGGGCAGTTCCGCGGCACGGTCGATTCCGGCGGCGCGCTGAACGAGGAGGGCACGGTCCTCTACCGCTTCAACCTCGCCGCCGGTGCCCAGGGGAGTTTTCGCGATTTCGTGGACAGCGACCGATTGCTCGTCGCGCCCGTCCTGAGCTGGCAGATCACGCCGGACACCCGGATCACCGTCGAGACCGAGTTCCTGCGCAACCGCATCGTGTTCGATCGCGGCGTCATCGCCCTCAACGGGCGGCTCGGAATCCTGCCGATCTCGCGCTTCCTCGGCGAACCGGGCCAAAGCACCTACCAGACCAACAACACCATGCAGGTGCGGGTCGATCACCGCTTCAACGCCGACTGGCAGATGCGGCTCGCCACCCACTTCAACACCGGTACGCTGGAGGGCGAATCCGCCGAGATCCGCGCCATCGCCGCCGATAACCGCACCGTCTCGCGGGACCGCAACTTCCGCGACTACCGCTGGGACACGGCGATCGGCCAAGCGGAGGTGGTCGGGCGCTTCGACACCGCCGGCATCGGCCACACGATGCTGCTCGGCTTCGAGCGCGAGAGCACCGACAGCCGCGTGCTCTACCTGCGCTCGAACTTCCGCACGAGCCCCTACGCCATCGACATCTACGATCCGCGCTACGGCCAGCCGCTGCCGCCGCTCACCATCCCGCGCAACAACTTGGAGCGGATCACCAACACCGCCCTCTACGCGCAGGACCAGATCGCCTTGAGCCCGGAATGGAAGGCGCTCGTCGGGGTGCGCTTCGACTTCTTCGAGCAGTCGTTCCGTGAGCGCACTGAGCGCTCCCAGGTCGATCAAACCTACTTCGCGGCGACCCCGCGAGCGGGCCTCGTCTACCAGCCGACCCCGGAACTCGCGCTCTTCGCCAATGTCGGCACGAGCTTCCGGCCCAATATCGGGCCCGATGCCGCCGCCGTGGCGCTTTCCGGGCCATTCGCGCCGGAGACCGGCATCGGCTACGAGGTCGGGAGCAAGATCGACCTCTACGGCGGCGCCCTGGCGCTGACCGCCACCGCCTTCCGGGTCGACCGGGAGAACGTGCTGACGCCCGACCCCAACAACACGGCCTTCTCGCTCGCTGCCGGCGGAGTGCGCAGCGAGGGCTTCGAGTTGACGGCCGCCGGCCAGATCACGCCGGAGATCAAGATTCTCGCGGGCTACGTCTATGCCGACGCGGTCGTGACCAAGGACAACGTGCTGCCGGTGGGCTCGCCGCTCATCAACGTGCCGCGGCACTCGGGCAGTCTGCTCGCGGTCCACGAAGTGCAGACCGGTCCGTGGAAGGGGCTCGGCCTCGGCGGCGGCGTGCGCGGCGTCGGCGACCGGCCGGCGGACGCGGTCAACAGCTTCGCGCTGCCGGCCTACATCGCCGTCGATGCCCTGGCCTATTACCGTTACGAGAACTTCCGCTTCGGGCTGAACGTCGAGAACGTGTTCGACACCGAGTATTACGAGAGTTCGCTCAACCGCTTCCGGGTCTATCCCGGCTCGCCGCGCCGCTTCACCGGCACGCTGAGCGTGCGGTTCTGA
- a CDS encoding DUF2778 domain-containing protein — MDIAELVQSRSARPVVRRRRGQPLAALALTALGGLALAGLLQPQNAEEPLPTETVQVSDDAGQAEKAPAAPSALASMFDPAPVLDTATRGFVPQAPKAIAVRTPAAPEPAVTLAALPAAAMAEVPPAAAPRPAAPVARVALTVPLPVRRPEEFRYEPRMQTARAASNWMASTARASTEPTRSVFSAAVTDDRSFFEKMFDLPGSSSPAPASNKAMAYAGLDSGAVDSAARRRVVPGPVSEPGVAVYDISAATVTLPNGEVLEAHSGLGVAQDNPDYVHVRMRGATPPGVYDLREREALFHGVRAIRLNPVGGSAAIHGRDGILAHTYMLGPSGASNGCVVFKNYTRFLQAYLRGEVRRMVVVPGTAPGVFANRRSTTPRRSASAD; from the coding sequence ATGGACATCGCCGAGCTCGTCCAGAGTCGCTCCGCCCGGCCCGTCGTCCGCCGTCGACGCGGGCAGCCCCTTGCCGCCCTCGCGCTCACCGCCCTCGGCGGCCTGGCGCTGGCCGGCCTGCTGCAGCCGCAGAATGCCGAGGAGCCCTTGCCGACGGAGACCGTGCAGGTGTCCGATGACGCCGGACAGGCGGAGAAGGCGCCGGCCGCACCGAGCGCCCTGGCCTCGATGTTCGACCCCGCGCCGGTTCTCGACACCGCCACTCGGGGTTTCGTCCCACAGGCCCCGAAGGCAATCGCCGTCCGGACGCCGGCGGCGCCCGAGCCGGCCGTGACCCTGGCCGCCCTCCCCGCGGCTGCGATGGCCGAGGTGCCGCCCGCCGCCGCACCGCGCCCGGCCGCGCCGGTGGCCCGCGTCGCGCTCACCGTGCCCCTGCCGGTGCGGCGCCCTGAGGAGTTCCGCTACGAACCGCGGATGCAGACTGCCCGCGCCGCCTCGAACTGGATGGCCTCGACGGCGCGTGCCTCCACCGAGCCGACCCGCAGCGTGTTCAGCGCCGCGGTGACCGACGACCGCTCGTTCTTCGAGAAGATGTTCGACCTGCCCGGCTCCTCGTCGCCCGCACCGGCCTCGAACAAGGCGATGGCCTATGCCGGGCTCGACAGCGGCGCGGTCGATTCGGCCGCACGGCGGCGGGTCGTGCCGGGTCCGGTCTCCGAGCCGGGCGTGGCCGTCTACGACATCAGCGCCGCGACCGTGACCCTGCCGAACGGCGAGGTGCTGGAGGCCCATTCCGGCCTCGGCGTCGCTCAGGACAACCCGGACTACGTCCACGTCCGGATGCGCGGCGCCACCCCGCCCGGCGTCTACGACCTGCGGGAGCGCGAGGCCCTGTTCCACGGGGTGCGGGCGATCCGCCTCAACCCGGTCGGCGGTTCGGCCGCCATCCACGGCCGCGATGGCATCCTCGCTCACACCTACATGCTGGGCCCGAGCGGCGCCTCGAACGGCTGCGTCGTGTTCAAGAACTACACCCGCTTCCTCCAGGCCTACCTGCGCGGCGAGGTTCGGCGCATGGTCGTGGTGCCCGGCACCGCCCCCGGCGTCTTCGCCAACCGGCGCAGCACCACGCCGCGCCGTTCGGCCTCCGCGGATTGA
- a CDS encoding nuclear transport factor 2 family protein, producing the protein MSENERDVAREPEDLARLFHERANAGDAEGLVALYEPQAVVAAGDIVASGHDEIRRFYTDLLARKSDFPEPETLPAIRNGDLALTFARLPNGALSVESARRQPDGTWRWAIDQLKIKPVTKG; encoded by the coding sequence ATGAGCGAGAACGAGAGGGACGTGGCGCGCGAGCCCGAGGATCTGGCCCGGCTCTTCCACGAGCGGGCCAATGCCGGCGATGCCGAGGGGCTGGTCGCCCTGTACGAGCCGCAGGCTGTGGTCGCCGCGGGCGACATCGTGGCGAGTGGGCACGACGAGATCCGCCGCTTCTACACGGATCTGCTGGCCCGCAAGTCGGACTTTCCCGAGCCCGAGACGCTGCCGGCGATCCGCAACGGCGACCTCGCGCTCACCTTCGCGCGGCTGCCGAACGGTGCGCTCTCGGTCGAGTCGGCCCGCCGGCAGCCGGACGGCACGTGGCGCTGGGCGATCGACCAGCTCAAGATCAAGCCGGTCACGAAGGGCTGA
- a CDS encoding OsmC family protein yields the protein MSGKHSIKIRQIEAYAFRIEFGEAFVPLMTDEPEPIGGGTGPSPEQVLIAAVSNCLCASLAFALGKYRQEGGGVSAEAIGRVARNAEGRLRLVGIEVDIALGASAESMDRLDRVLAQFEQFCTVSESVKAGVPVAVAVRDGQGNRLK from the coding sequence ATGTCGGGCAAGCACAGCATCAAGATCCGGCAGATCGAGGCCTACGCGTTCCGGATCGAGTTCGGCGAAGCCTTCGTGCCGCTCATGACCGACGAGCCGGAGCCGATCGGCGGCGGCACCGGTCCCTCGCCGGAGCAGGTGCTGATCGCTGCCGTCAGCAATTGCCTGTGCGCGAGCCTCGCCTTCGCGCTCGGCAAGTACCGGCAGGAGGGCGGCGGCGTGAGCGCCGAGGCGATCGGGCGGGTGGCCCGCAACGCGGAAGGTCGCCTGCGCCTCGTCGGGATCGAGGTCGACATCGCCCTTGGCGCATCGGCCGAGTCGATGGACCGGCTCGACCGGGTTCTCGCTCAGTTCGAGCAGTTCTGCACCGTATCCGAGAGCGTCAAGGCCGGGGTTCCGGTGGCGGTCGCGGTGCGGGACGGGCAGGGTAACCGCCTGAAATAG
- a CDS encoding PAS domain S-box protein encodes MAPSQTFDTSGLVAAIGDAVVISDADGRIVTWNPAAERIFGFSEAEALGETLDLITPERHRKRHWDGYAKTMRTGETRYGTSLLKVPALHKDGRALSIAFTVALLHGAEGEVTGIAAIIRDETERFQEERALRRRVAELEDALGTLVCA; translated from the coding sequence ATGGCTCCATCGCAGACCTTCGACACATCCGGGCTGGTCGCGGCGATCGGCGATGCGGTGGTGATCTCGGACGCAGACGGACGGATCGTCACCTGGAATCCGGCTGCCGAGCGGATCTTCGGCTTCTCGGAGGCCGAGGCGCTGGGCGAGACGCTCGATCTCATCACCCCAGAGCGCCACCGCAAGCGCCACTGGGACGGCTACGCCAAGACGATGCGCACAGGCGAGACCCGCTACGGCACATCGCTGCTCAAGGTTCCGGCCCTGCATAAGGACGGACGGGCGCTCTCCATCGCCTTCACCGTCGCGCTGCTGCACGGCGCGGAGGGCGAGGTGACCGGCATCGCCGCGATCATCCGCGACGAGACCGAGCGCTTCCAGGAGGAGCGCGCCTTACGCCGCCGCGTCGCGGAATTGGAGGACGCTCTGGGCACACTGGTCTGCGCCTGA
- the frc gene encoding formyl-CoA transferase, which produces MTQPLDGIRIIDFTHVQAGPACTQLLAWFGADVIKVERPGSGDVTRTQLRHVEDADALYFTMLNSNKRSLTLDTKTQQGKEVLEKLIQESDVMVENFGPGALDRMGFTWARIQELNPGMILASVKGFSDGHHYEDLKVYENVAQCAGGAASTTGFWDGPPTVSAAALGDSNTGMHLAIGILTALHAKNKTGKGQKVAVSMQDSVINLCRVKLRDQQRLDAIGYLEEYPQYPHGEFSDVVPRGGNAGGGGQPGWVLKCKGWQTDPNAYIYFTIQGHAWAPICKALGREEWIDDPAYNTPRARQDKIFEIFAIIEDWLADKTKFEAVDILRKFDIPCSPVLSMKEIAADPSLRASGTIVEVPHPKLGSYLTVGSPIKFSDLKVDIKASPLLGEHTDEVLAGLGYSPEQIAAMHEARAV; this is translated from the coding sequence ATGACCCAGCCGCTCGACGGGATCAGAATCATCGATTTCACGCACGTCCAGGCCGGCCCCGCCTGCACCCAGCTCCTTGCGTGGTTCGGAGCCGACGTGATCAAGGTCGAGCGTCCGGGCTCCGGCGACGTGACGCGCACCCAGCTCCGCCACGTCGAGGACGCGGACGCGCTCTACTTCACGATGCTGAACTCCAACAAGCGCTCGCTGACGCTGGACACCAAGACCCAGCAGGGCAAGGAAGTCCTCGAGAAGCTGATCCAAGAGTCCGACGTGATGGTCGAGAATTTCGGCCCCGGCGCGCTCGATCGCATGGGCTTCACCTGGGCCCGCATCCAGGAGCTCAACCCGGGCATGATCCTCGCCTCGGTGAAGGGCTTCTCGGACGGCCACCACTACGAGGATCTGAAGGTCTACGAGAACGTGGCGCAGTGCGCGGGCGGTGCCGCCTCGACCACCGGCTTCTGGGATGGCCCGCCCACCGTGTCGGCCGCCGCGCTCGGCGACTCGAACACCGGCATGCACCTGGCCATCGGCATCCTCACGGCGCTGCACGCCAAGAACAAGACCGGCAAGGGCCAGAAGGTCGCCGTGTCGATGCAGGACTCGGTGATCAACCTCTGCCGCGTGAAGCTGCGCGACCAGCAGCGCCTCGACGCCATCGGCTACCTCGAAGAGTACCCGCAATACCCGCACGGCGAGTTCTCGGACGTGGTGCCGCGCGGCGGCAACGCGGGCGGCGGCGGCCAGCCGGGCTGGGTGCTCAAGTGCAAGGGCTGGCAGACCGATCCGAACGCCTACATCTACTTCACCATCCAGGGTCACGCCTGGGCGCCGATCTGCAAGGCGCTCGGCCGTGAGGAGTGGATCGACGATCCGGCCTACAACACGCCCCGCGCCCGCCAGGACAAGATCTTCGAGATCTTCGCGATCATCGAGGATTGGCTGGCCGACAAGACCAAGTTCGAGGCCGTCGACATCCTGCGCAAGTTCGACATCCCGTGCTCGCCGGTGCTGTCGATGAAGGAGATCGCCGCCGATCCGTCGCTGCGCGCCAGCGGCACCATCGTCGAGGTCCCGCATCCGAAGCTCGGCTCGTACCTGACCGTCGGAAGCCCGATCAAGTTCTCGGACCTGAAGGTCGACATCAAGGCTTCGCCCCTGCTCGGCGAGCACACCGACGAGGTCCTCGCCGGCCTCGGCTACTCGCCTGAGCAGATCGCCGCGATGCACGAGGCTCGCGCGGTCTGA
- a CDS encoding alpha/beta hydrolase: MASGIDPTAPIDPRLTGRLAFLPRLPSKPPLPPGRHALGLFETRDAVLCVPEHIDARLPTPLVVLFHGGGGHAEKILPMLEGHAKSRGFLLLAPQSLHPTWDLVIAGNGPDRERLDRALAEVADRFLIDPGHLAFAGHSDGGSYALSLGLTNGDRVSHIIVSSAGFLSVQVQAGAPKIFMSHGTRDEQIGIDRSARTHARLLRGAGYDLTYVEYDGPHAYNPDVVAQAVDFFLGDFFA, translated from the coding sequence ATGGCCTCCGGGATCGACCCGACTGCTCCCATCGATCCGCGCCTGACCGGCCGGCTCGCCTTCCTGCCGCGCCTGCCGAGCAAGCCGCCGCTTCCCCCCGGCCGCCACGCACTCGGCCTGTTCGAGACCCGCGACGCCGTCCTCTGCGTGCCCGAACACATCGATGCGCGTCTGCCGACGCCTCTCGTGGTCCTGTTCCACGGCGGCGGCGGGCATGCCGAAAAGATCCTGCCGATGCTGGAGGGTCATGCCAAGTCGCGCGGCTTCCTGCTGCTCGCACCGCAATCGCTCCATCCGACCTGGGATCTGGTGATTGCCGGCAACGGCCCCGACCGGGAGCGGCTCGACCGGGCGCTTGCCGAGGTCGCCGACCGCTTCCTGATCGATCCCGGCCATCTCGCCTTCGCGGGGCACTCGGACGGGGGCAGCTACGCGCTCTCGCTCGGCCTCACCAACGGCGACCGGGTCAGCCACATCATCGTGTCCTCGGCGGGCTTCCTGTCCGTGCAGGTGCAGGCGGGCGCGCCGAAAATCTTCATGTCGCACGGGACGCGCGACGAGCAGATCGGCATCGACCGCAGCGCCCGGACTCACGCCCGGCTGCTGCGGGGGGCGGGCTACGATCTGACCTATGTCGAGTATGACGGGCCGCACGCCTACAATCCGGACGTGGTGGCCCAGGCCGTCGATTTCTTCCTCGGCGACTTCTTCGCCTGA